Within Actinosynnema pretiosum, the genomic segment CCCCGGCAGCGGCGGCGAGTGGTTCTCGTTCAGGGAGAGCTGATGGACGATCCGGGCCACGGGACCAGCCTTTCGCGGTGGCTGCGACGCATTCGATTCGATTGTCCGCCGAATAAATCGAGCAAAACGCTAACGATCAAGGCCGGATGCCGTCAAGACCTACGTCCGGACAACCCGAACCGGGCAGCTTTTACCCGACCGGAACCTCCGGGAAATTAACTGCACCGCCCCTTACCCTAACGCTCACACCCGCCGCCCGGTCAACAGGTTCGGAAACCCGATGCCACGTCGGCCGAGCGGACGACCACCGGGTTTTGCCTTGTGCCGCAACGCGGTTGGACCGGCGGGCGGAAAGACGGTGGTCCGTGCGGAGCAACCCCGGAAAGGCACCGAAGTGCCTCCGAACGGAGTCCGCGTCTCGTTTGGCGGAACTTTTCGACCGACTCCCCGCGCTTTTCACCTGGCAGCGGCCCCGACGCACCCCCACAATCCCCGGCGCGGCGAAAGCCGAACAGGTGACAGCGCTCCCGCGCGGTCGTACGGTGTCGACCCGTCAACCCCGGATCGGCGCAAATGAAACGCCGCGGCCGGACCCCACCGCGACTTGGCGCCCACCGGCGCGCGCGAACGGAGACCAGTGATGAGCGTCGACGTGCCCACCTCAGGCAAAGCGGGGACAACGCGGTTCGGCCGGGTCGCCGCCGCGCTGCTGGCCTCCCAGTTCGGGGTCTACGTAGCCATCATCACGCCGCTGCAACTGCTGCTGACCCTGCGGCTGGTCGGGATCACCGGCAGCAGCGGGGCGGCGACGGGCGCGTTCGGCGTGGCCACCGGCCTGGCCGCGATCGTGGTGCTGGTGGTGACCCCGGTCGCCGGGCGGATCAGCGACCTGGCGGCGTTCGCGCTGGGCCGCCGCCGCACCTGGATCCTGTTCGGCGCGCTCACCGGCGCGGCCACCCTGGTGGTGCTGGGGCAGGCGGACGCGGTGTGGCAGGTCGTGCTGCTGTGGTGCCTGGCGAAGGCGCTGTTCAGCTTCCAGCAGGCCTCCACGACCGCGGTGCTCGCCGACCAGGTGCCCGCCGAGCGGCGCGGCCTGGCGTCCGGGCTGCTCGGGCTGGTGATCCCGTTCGCGCCGATGCTGGGCCTGATCGTGGTGAACCAGCTCCCGCCGGGCTCGGCCCTGCAGTGGCAGGTGGTCGCGGCGATCGCGGCGGCGGGCGGCGTGGTGGCGGTGCTGCTGATCCGCGAGGGCAGGCCGGAGCGGCGGCCGGTCGCGCCGGGCGGGCTGGGCGAGCTGCTGAAGTCGTTCTGGCTGGACCCGCGCCGCTACCCGGCGTTCGGGTGGGCGTGGCTGGTGCGGTTCCTGATCACCGCGACGTACGCGGCGGGCAGCTACGTGTCGCTGTACCTGATCCAGCGCTTCGGGGTGGGGCAGGCCGAGGTCGGCGGGCTGGTGCTGATCTGGTCGGTGGTGAACGTGCCCGCGGCGATCATCGGCAGCCTGGGCTGCGGCTACCTGTCGGACGTGCTGCGGCGGCAGAAGCCGTTCGTGATCGCGTCGGCGGCGATCGGCGTGCTGTCCATGGCGCTGCTGGCGTTCGCGCCCTCGCTCACCGCGGTGTTCGTGGCGGCGGGCGTGCTCGGGCTGGGCATGGGCATGTTCCTGGCGGTGGACATGGCGATGTGCGTGCGGGTGCTGCCGGACGGGGCGAACGCGGGCAAGGACCTGGGGATCGTGAACATCGCGAACATGCTGCCGCAGTCGCTGGTGCCGCTGGTCGCGCCGCTGCTGCTGGCGCTGGGCGGGTACACGGCGTTCTTCGGGTTCCTGGCGCTGCTGGGGATCGCGGGGGCGCTCGCGGTGCGGCGGGTGCCGGAGATCGGGCAGGAGGGCGGCGCTCCGGGCGTGGCCCCGCTGCGCCGGGCGTGAGGCGGGCGCGCGGGCGTTCCGGAACGCCCGCGCGCCGGTCCGGCCCACCGCCGGGCGGAAGGCGGCAGAACGGGGCGAGCGGCGCGGCTCCCGGCGTGCGGGAGGGCGTGATCCCTATGCTTGGCCGCATGATCTTCTACACTGGCGCGGAGAGCAACACTCTGCGTGAAGCCGTCTTCGGTGTGATGCTGCTTGTCTCGCACGCCGACCCCGGCCCGGTGATCCAGGAGCGGTACGCGGGGTTGCAGGCGCTCAAGAACCTCTCCCCCGACCTGCGGAACGCCCTGCACTCCAGCAGGGTCGACCTGTCCGGGATCGCCGAGGCCGAGCTGGAGGAGCGGGTCGTGGAGGCGCTGCGGCAGTCCGCGCGCATCCTGGCCGCCAAGTCCCCGGCCGACGCCGCCACGTTCCCCGACGCCGTCGAGGCGATCTGCCACCAGGTCGCCGAGGCCGACGGCCAGGTCGGGGAGGCCGAGCAGGCGGTCATCGGCAGGATCCGCGCCGCGCTGGCCGGGTGATCGCGGGCGGGCGCCGAAGACCGGGGAGCACCTTCCGGCAGGTGGTGCTCCCCCACCCCGCCCGCGCTCAGCCGCGCGGCGCGACCGCCCGGTGGTCCTGGAACGCCGCCA encodes:
- a CDS encoding MFS transporter — its product is MSVDVPTSGKAGTTRFGRVAAALLASQFGVYVAIITPLQLLLTLRLVGITGSSGAATGAFGVATGLAAIVVLVVTPVAGRISDLAAFALGRRRTWILFGALTGAATLVVLGQADAVWQVVLLWCLAKALFSFQQASTTAVLADQVPAERRGLASGLLGLVIPFAPMLGLIVVNQLPPGSALQWQVVAAIAAAGGVVAVLLIREGRPERRPVAPGGLGELLKSFWLDPRRYPAFGWAWLVRFLITATYAAGSYVSLYLIQRFGVGQAEVGGLVLIWSVVNVPAAIIGSLGCGYLSDVLRRQKPFVIASAAIGVLSMALLAFAPSLTAVFVAAGVLGLGMGMFLAVDMAMCVRVLPDGANAGKDLGIVNIANMLPQSLVPLVAPLLLALGGYTAFFGFLALLGIAGALAVRRVPEIGQEGGAPGVAPLRRA